A single genomic interval of Candidatus Hydrogenedentota bacterium harbors:
- the trpD gene encoding anthranilate phosphoribosyltransferase, whose protein sequence is MHDIIELLCDGAHLTREQSARAMDLIMTGEATNAQMAALLIALRMKGETSEEITGFAQVMRLYATRVVTGREPLLDTCGTGGDCRGTFNVSTTAALVAAGAGVIVAKHGNRAASSRCGSADVLEALGVNINLDAEQTGACIDEVGIGFLFARTLHKSMKYIAPVRLELKARTVFNILGPLTNPAEAKRQVVGVLNAQLAPTMARALLSLGTQHAFVVAGEDGLDELSISGPSLICEASGDKISEYEINPHDFGLKPVPLEAILGGDPMVNASITRRILEGEHCACRDMVVLNTAPALVAGGVATSLQEGILMAAESIDSGAALSKLNELIAYTRGLRITPY, encoded by the coding sequence ATTCACGACATTATAGAACTTTTGTGCGACGGCGCGCACTTGACCCGAGAACAATCGGCACGGGCCATGGACTTAATCATGACCGGTGAAGCGACCAACGCGCAAATGGCTGCCCTCTTAATCGCACTGCGCATGAAAGGCGAAACCTCCGAAGAAATCACCGGATTCGCACAGGTCATGCGCCTATACGCCACCCGCGTAGTCACCGGACGCGAGCCCTTGTTGGATACCTGCGGTACCGGCGGAGATTGCCGCGGCACCTTTAACGTGTCCACCACCGCTGCGCTCGTCGCGGCAGGCGCAGGCGTGATCGTCGCCAAACACGGGAACCGCGCCGCCTCCAGCCGCTGCGGCAGTGCCGACGTCTTGGAAGCGCTCGGCGTGAACATCAATCTGGATGCCGAACAAACCGGTGCCTGCATCGACGAAGTGGGGATCGGATTCCTCTTTGCTCGAACCCTGCACAAATCTATGAAATATATTGCGCCCGTCCGATTGGAATTAAAAGCGCGCACCGTATTTAATATTCTCGGACCCTTGACCAACCCCGCAGAAGCCAAACGGCAGGTCGTCGGTGTGTTAAACGCCCAATTGGCACCCACCATGGCGCGCGCCTTGCTCTCCTTGGGCACGCAGCATGCTTTCGTCGTCGCCGGCGAAGACGGTCTCGACGAACTGTCCATCAGCGGCCCCTCGCTTATTTGCGAGGCGAGCGGCGACAAAATCTCCGAGTATGAAATCAACCCCCACGACTTCGGCTTGAAGCCCGTACCCTTGGAAGCCATCCTCGGCGGTGATCCCATGGTGAACGCATCCATCACCCGGCGCATCCTTGAAGGCGAACACTGCGCCTGCCGTGATATGGTCGTATTAAATACGGCGCCTGCCCTCGTTGCGGGCGGTGTCGCAACTTCTCTACAAGAAGGGATTCTTATGGCTGCGGAAAGCATTGATTCCGGCGCGGCCCTATCGAAACTCAACGAACTGATCGCTTATACCCGCGGTCTCCGGATCACGCCTTACTAA